Proteins from a genomic interval of Lycium ferocissimum isolate CSIRO_LF1 chromosome 2, AGI_CSIRO_Lferr_CH_V1, whole genome shotgun sequence:
- the LOC132046073 gene encoding sphingosine kinase 1 isoform X1 has translation MDSNEAGAPVLSDQFKINGIVVPLTLTPGGILRWPERCLSIEKDVLGFTLEGSMIKINAVIESRAGICCFGNGGIMIRKSFSFETLSEDSLRVWNQQLQTLIDSLGRPKRLFVLLNPYGGNGSASKIFLDDVKPLLDDANIHYTLQETKYRLHAKEVAHSLDLLGYDGVICVSGDGIMVEVVNGLLEREDWSSAIKMPLGIIPAGTSNGMAKSLLDSIGESCTAFNATLAVIRGHKRSLDVATVSQGQKRYFSVLMLAWGLIADIDIESEKYRWMGSARMDFYAIQRIFRLRRYHGCIKFVAAPGFENFGEPNELGGENDELNSNWVMQDGYCGPTFDMKGFNRKIEGPFVSVWLHNVPWGGEDVLAAPDAKFSDGYLDLVVMKDCPKLSLVTLMSELNKGGHVRSPHVLYLKVKAFALEPGPRADDPNKGGIIDVDGEVLARGRGTYKCDQKTLMTYDKLHIKVDQGLATIFSPMISS, from the exons ATGGACTCGAACGAAGCCGGAGCTCCAGTTCTATCGGACCAGTTTAAGATAAACGGCATTGTAGTTCCCTTGACTTTGACTCCCGGAGGGATACTACGATGGCCTGAACGGTGTTTATCAATTGAAAAAGATGTCCTCGGCTTTACTCTCGAAGGTTCGATGATTAAAATTAACGCCGTTATTGAGAGTAGAGCTGGAATTTGTTGTTTCGGTAACGGAGGAATTATGATAAGGAAGAGTTTCAGTTTTGAGACGTTATCTGAGGATTCTCTTAGGGTTTGGAATCAACAACTCCAAACACTGATTGATTCACTTG GTCGTCCTAAGAGACTTTTCGTACTTCTGAATCCATATGGAGGAAACGGATCTGCATCAAAGATATTTCTTGACGATGTAAAGCCCCTACTCGATGATGCAAATATTCACTACACACTACAAG AAACTAAATATCGGTTACATGCAAAGGAAGTTGCTCATTCATTGGATCTTTTGGGATATGATGGAGTTATTTGTGTCAGCGGTGATGGAATTATGGTTGAGGTAG TGAATGGACTGCTTGAAAGGGAGGATTGGAGTTCTGCAATAAAGATGCCTCTTGGAATAATACCTGCAg GCACTTCAAATGGGATGGCAAAGTCTCTTCTGGATTCTATTGGTGAATCTTGTACTGCAtttaatgcaactcttgctgtAATTAGAG GGCACAAGAGATCACTAGATGTAGCTACAGTTTCACAGGGGCAGAAAAGATATTTCAGTGTGCTGATGCTTGCTTGGG GTCTTATAGCTGATATAGATATAGAGTCTGAGAAGTATAGGTGGATGGGTAGTGCTCGAATGGATTTTTAC GCAATACAGCGGATATTCCGTCTCAGAAGGTATCATGGCTGTATTAAATTTGTGGCTGCACCAGGGTTTGAAAATTTTGGAGAACCAAATGAACTCGGAGGTGAAAATGATGAGCTTAACTCGAATTGGGTTATGCAAGATGGCTATTGTGGTCCCACTTTTGACATGAAGGGTTTCAACCGCAAGATTGAGGGGCCTTTTGTCTCAGTCTGGCTTCATAATGTACCTTGGGGAGGTGAAGATGTTCTGGCAGCACCTGATGCCAAG TTTTCAGATGGTTACTTGGACTTGGTTGTGATGAAGGATTGCCCAAAGTTATCCTTGGTAACGCTGATGAGTGAGTTAAACAAAGGAGGTCATGTTAGATCACCACATGTCTTGTACTTGAAG GTAAAGGCTTTTGCTTTAGAGCCTGGTCCACGAGCAGATGACCCAAACAAGGGAGGGATTATTGATGTAGACGGTGAGGTCCTTGCCAGAGGTAGAGGAACTTACAAGTGCGATCAGAAGACATTGATGACCTACGACAAGCTCCATATTAAAGTAGATCAAGGGTTGGCTACTATATTTTCGCCTATGATCAGTTCTTAG
- the LOC132046073 gene encoding sphingosine kinase 1 isoform X2 has translation MPLGIIPAGTSNGMAKSLLDSIGESCTAFNATLAVIRGHKRSLDVATVSQGQKRYFSVLMLAWGLIADIDIESEKYRWMGSARMDFYAIQRIFRLRRYHGCIKFVAAPGFENFGEPNELGGENDELNSNWVMQDGYCGPTFDMKGFNRKIEGPFVSVWLHNVPWGGEDVLAAPDAKFSDGYLDLVVMKDCPKLSLVTLMSELNKGGHVRSPHVLYLKVKAFALEPGPRADDPNKGGIIDVDGEVLARGRGTYKCDQKTLMTYDKLHIKVDQGLATIFSPMISS, from the exons ATGCCTCTTGGAATAATACCTGCAg GCACTTCAAATGGGATGGCAAAGTCTCTTCTGGATTCTATTGGTGAATCTTGTACTGCAtttaatgcaactcttgctgtAATTAGAG GGCACAAGAGATCACTAGATGTAGCTACAGTTTCACAGGGGCAGAAAAGATATTTCAGTGTGCTGATGCTTGCTTGGG GTCTTATAGCTGATATAGATATAGAGTCTGAGAAGTATAGGTGGATGGGTAGTGCTCGAATGGATTTTTAC GCAATACAGCGGATATTCCGTCTCAGAAGGTATCATGGCTGTATTAAATTTGTGGCTGCACCAGGGTTTGAAAATTTTGGAGAACCAAATGAACTCGGAGGTGAAAATGATGAGCTTAACTCGAATTGGGTTATGCAAGATGGCTATTGTGGTCCCACTTTTGACATGAAGGGTTTCAACCGCAAGATTGAGGGGCCTTTTGTCTCAGTCTGGCTTCATAATGTACCTTGGGGAGGTGAAGATGTTCTGGCAGCACCTGATGCCAAG TTTTCAGATGGTTACTTGGACTTGGTTGTGATGAAGGATTGCCCAAAGTTATCCTTGGTAACGCTGATGAGTGAGTTAAACAAAGGAGGTCATGTTAGATCACCACATGTCTTGTACTTGAAG GTAAAGGCTTTTGCTTTAGAGCCTGGTCCACGAGCAGATGACCCAAACAAGGGAGGGATTATTGATGTAGACGGTGAGGTCCTTGCCAGAGGTAGAGGAACTTACAAGTGCGATCAGAAGACATTGATGACCTACGACAAGCTCCATATTAAAGTAGATCAAGGGTTGGCTACTATATTTTCGCCTATGATCAGTTCTTAG
- the LOC132046087 gene encoding calmodulin-binding protein 60 B-like has product MQTRYMEKRALDPSSSEEVQPDRKRPALASVIVEALKVDSLQKLCSSLEPILRRVVSEEVERALAKLGPAKLNARVSPKRIEGPDGRNLQLQFRSKLSLPLFTGGKVEGEQGSTIHVVLIDGNTNHVVTSGPESSVKLDLVVLEGDFNNEDDDGWTQEEFESHIVKEREGKRPLLAGELQVILKEGVGTLGELTFTDNSSWIRSRKFRLGLKVASGCCEGIRIREAKTDAFTVKDHRGELYKKHYPPALDDEVWRLEKIGKDGSFHKRLNKAGIHKVEDFLRLVVRDSQRLRNILGSGMSNKMWDALVDHAKTCVLGGKLYVYYPDDMRNVGVVFNNIYELCGLISGGQYHSMDSLTDNQKVYVDTLVKKAYDNWMHVVEYDGKSLLSLGQNKTSVSSQNDLTIGSQNHSTSFDQQINLQSLPASISAEQPAMNSGLNMGGYNDSLSSRYTMQPQNMNLNGNVQLNGSSFPTQNHLLGTSQQAQPHGSDSMLALRPPQPSMSSYFAASTPNPYKGAEDFLTEEEIRMRSHEMLENEDMQHLLRIFSMGQGHASSSVAEENYQYGSSYMPNMSSTFGFDEERTRSSGKAVVGWLKLKAALRWGIFIRKKAAERRAQIVELDDS; this is encoded by the exons ATGCAGACAAGGTATATGGAAAAACGTGCTTTGGATCCAAGTAGTAGTGAGGAAGTTCAACCTGATAGGAAACGACCTGCTCTTGCAAG TGTCATTGTTGAAGCGCTAAAGGTGGACAGTCTGCAGAAACTATGCTCATCACTGGAGCCAATTCTTCGAAGAGTT GTCAGTGAAGAAGTGGAGCGTGCTTTGGCTAAACTTGGTCCTGCTAAACTTAATGCAAG GGTTTCTCCAAAAAGAATTGAAGGGCCTGATGGGAGAAATCTGCAGCTTCAGTTTCGGTCCAAACTGTCACTACCTCTCTTCACAGGAGGAAAAGTAGAAGGAGAGCAGGGTTCCACGATACATGTTGTCTTGATTGATGGAAATACAAACCATGTTGTAACATCAGGTCCAGAGTCCTCAGTTAAACTAGATCTTGTTGTGCTTGAAGGAGATTTTAACAACGAGGATGATGATGGCTGGACTCAAGAAGAATTTGAGTCTCATATAGTGAAAGAGCGTGAAGGAAAGAGACCTCTTCTTGCTGGAGAATTGCAAGTGATATTGAAAGAGGGTGTTGGCACCCTTGGTGAGTTGACATTTACTGACAACTCCAGTTGGATCAGAAGCAGAAAGTTCAGGCTAGGCTTAAAAGTAGCATCAGGTTGTTGTGAGGGAATCCGCATTCGTGAGGCAAAAACGGATGCCTTCACTGTCAAGGATCATAGAGGAGAAT TGTACAAGAAACATTATCCACCTGCATTAGATGATGAAGTTTGGCGATTGGAAAAGATAGGGAAAGATGGATCCTTCCACAAGAGGCTAAATAAAGCTGGCATACATAAAGTGGAAGACTTCCTTCGACTTGTTGTCAGAGATTCGCAGAGGCTCCGAAAT ATCCTGGGAAGCGGAATGTCAAACAAGATGTGGGATGCTCTTGTGGACCATGCGAAAACATGTGTTCTAGGTGGGAAGCTTTATGTCTACTATCCTGATGATATGAGAAATGTTGGTGTTGTTTTTAACAATATCTATGAGTTATGTGGTTTAATCTCTGGTGGACAGTATCATTCAATGGATTCTCTTACAGACAATCAGAAG GTATATGTGGATACTTTAGTAAAGAAGGCGTATGACAACTGGATGCATGTTGTTGAGTATGATGGAAAATCTCTTCTAAGCCTAGGCCAGAATAAAACGTCAGTTTCGTCTCAAAATGATCTTACAATTGGCTCCCAGAACCATTCAACCTCTTTTGATCAACAAATTAATTTACAAAGTCTTCCAGCTTCAATCTCAGCAGAGCAGCCTGCTATGAATTCAGGACTGAACATGGGAG GGTATAATGATAGCCTCAGTAGCAGATACACTATGCAGCCTCAGAACATGAATCTAAATGGCAATGTGCAGTTAAATGGTTCTTCATTTCCTACTCAAAACCATTTGCTAGGTACGTCACAGCAAGCTCAGCCACATGGAAGTGACAGCATGCTGGCCCTTCGCCCACCACAGCCATCAATGTCTAGCTATTTTGCTGCTAGCACGCCTAATCCTTATAAGGGAGCTGAGGACTTCTTAACAGAGGAAGAAATACGTATGAGAAGTCATGAGATGCTTGAAAATGAAGACATGCAACATCTGCTTCGTATTTTCAGCATGGGACAGGGTCATGCTTCTTCTAGTGTTGCGGAGGAGAATTACCAGTATGGATCATCATACATGCCCAACATGTCTTCTACCTTTGGTTTTGATGAGGAACGTACACGTTCTTCAGGTAAGGCTGTTGTAGGGTGGCTCAAACTCAAAGCTGCCTTGAGATGGGGGATTTTCATCAGGAAGAAAGCAGCTGAAAGAAGAGCTCAAATTGTTGAACTGGATGACTCCTAG
- the LOC132046094 gene encoding anaphase-promoting complex subunit 4, translating to METDETQRVVPFQLQFDKPIASQIKIAEWNPEKDLLAMVTDDSKLLLHRFNWQRLWTVTPGKNITSICWRPDGKAIAVGLEDGTISLHDVENGKLLRNIKSHSADVVCLHWEEDGKKDKNSNASSYEDRTSRFFPPPPRVPKMPGLVPGDSGFMDDGEDSFQELSNSSHQRYNILCSGDKDGSICFNIFGIFPIGTVNIHNLVVSSSLSSSNVASRLLNASICKVALSKDLCHLVVLCNGELITDEVDQGEGHHGLLGYHCLVLNTTIFSKRKTELHQVAQQASNIEDLSEVFRTSLSVMSKIWSDAMHTFHEKFNSVSTLIVDHGLDSTPQDEFLSLLGGARASPPLHQFLENSLGEAGLKRVAKTVNGAGKELQLIVLDHLQPAAEIIGFRIGELRGLSKWRARYKGIGLDEKLMDNATERAGMLLVQVERFMRVLASVVQQFSNFFSWLLKSVKILMAEPSDQLPFNSELVIIFLKFLYDQDPVKQLLELSEADRSVEVDLETMQRIKQLAHFGGFSDLEYLKRTLSQEFQQMEACFKDAFEMPFSTISEKLLCEDLLPLFPIASSSKLKPHMVPASVSYYEDILHDASESEIHQQTLTGYISFKLPDDSFPVTNCIGIVRGLTRDLVKVDSNPVEAALLCIPDGYHCIDLSLYKEGQIVLLLNETATTSESSGNAYMMILQAGELPFVSLSRSNALNSWKLHELQDSAIYLQLESEKVRSIPHSVVPPLAVSASRGVACVFAARKRALVYILDEDEDEVSDTD from the exons ATGGAAACAGATGAAACTCAAAGAGTTGTTCCATTTCAACTTCAGTTCGACAAACCCATAGCTTCTCAG ATTAAAATAGCTGAATGGAACCCAGAAAAAGATTTACTTGCTATGGTTACTGATGACTCTAAGCTTCTTCTTCATCGTTTCAATTGGCAAAGGCTTTGGACTGTTACACCTG GAAAGAACATCACATCCATATGTTGGCGTCCTGATGGGAAAGCAATTGCAGTTGGGCTTGAAGATGGGACCATTTCCCTGCATGATGTAGAA AATGGGAAGCTGTTGAGAAACATAAAGTCCCACTCGGCTGATGTTGTGTGTCTCCATTGGGAGGAGGATGGGAAAAag GACAAGAACAGTAACGCCTCCAGTTATGAAGATCGAACTTCACGGTTCTTTCCTCCTCCCCCTAGAGTTCCTAAGATGCCTGGACTTGTACCTGGGGATAGTGGCTTCATGGATGATGGAGAAGATTCTTTCCAGGAGCTATCAAATTCTTCACATCAAagatataatattttatgtagCGGGGACAAGGATGGAAGTATCTGCTTCAATATCTTTGGCATATTTCCAATAGGGACAGTT AATATACACAACCTTGTCGTCTCCAGTTCACTTTCAAGCAGCAACGTTGCTAGCCGACTTCTGAATGCTTCCATTTGTAAG GTGGCCTTGTCTAAAGATCTATGCCATTTAGTAGTTTTGTGCAATGGGGAGCTGATCACTGACGAGGTTGATCAAGGTGAAGGACATCATGGGTTACTTGGCTATCACTGCTTAGTCCTCAATACTACAATATTTTCCAAAAG GAAAACTGAACTTCACCAGGTTGCCCAACAGGCTTCCAACATTGAAGATCTGAGTGAAGTCTTCCGGACATCACTATCAGTCATGTCTAAAATATGGTCTGATGCTATGCACACATTTCACGAGAAGTTCAACAGTGTATCCACATTGATAGTGGACCATG GACTTGATTCTACTCCCCAGGATGAGTTTCTAAGCCTTTTAGGTGGCGCCAGGGCCAGTCCTCCACTTCATCAGTTTTTAGAAAATTCTCTTGGTGAGGCG GGTCTCAAGCGGGTAGCAAAGACAGTTAATGGTGCGGGGAAAGAGCTTCAGTTAATTGTTCTTGATCATCTACAG CCTGCTGCAGAAATTATTGGATTCAGAATTGGAGAACTGAGAGGGCTTTCAAAATGGCGTGCACGCTATAAAGGTATTGGCTTGGATGAGAAGTTGATGGATAATGCTACAGAAAGGGCTGGCATGTTACTCGTACAGGTGGAACGTTTTATGAGGGTTTTAGCTTCTGTTGTCCAGCAg TTTTCAAATTTCTTCAGCTGGCTTCTGAAATCTGTGAAGATTCTAATGGCTGAACCAAGTGATCAGCTACCTTTTAATAG TGAACTTGTTATTATATTCTTGAAGTTCCTGTATGATCAAGATCCTGTAAAGCAGTTACTGGAGCTTTCTGAGGCAGATAGGAGTGTTGAAGTAGACTT GGAAACGATGCAAAGAATTAAACAACTAGCACATTTTGGAGGGTTTTCAGATCTAGAATATTTGAAAAGGACGCTTTCACAAGAATTTCAACAAATGGAGGCATG TTTCAAAGATGCTTTCGAGATGCCATTTTCTACTATTTCGGAAAAGTTACTTTGTGAGGATCTGCTGCCACTTTTTCCTATTGCATCTTCTTCAAAACTAAAGCCTCACATGGTTCCTGCATCAGTATCCTACTATGAG GACATTTTGCATGATGCTTCAGAGAGTGAAATACATCAACAGACGCTCACTGGCTACATATCCTTCAAATTACCAGATGATTCTTTTCCAGTCACAAACTGCATAGGTATTGTCAGGGGCCTTACACGTGATTTGGTTAAAGTGGATAGCAATCCAGTAGAAGCAGCCCTTTTATGTATTCCTGATGGATATCACTGTATTGATCTCTCACTTTATAAA GAGGGTCAAATCGTTTTACTATTAAACGAAACTGCAACCACTTCTGAGAGCTCTGGAAATGCTTACATGATGATTCTACAAGCTGGTGAACTCCCATTTGTATCTCTTTCAAGATCCAACGCTCTCAATTCTTGGAAGCTTCACGAACTTCAG GATTCTGCTATATACCTGCAACTGGAGAGTGAAAAGGTTCGAAGCATTCCTCATTCTGTGGTTCCTCCCCTGGCAGTCAGCG CATCAAGAGGAGTTGCTTGTGTTTTTGCTGCAAGAAAGCGTGCCTTGGTTTACATTttggatgaagatgaagatgaagtttCTGATACAGACTGA
- the LOC132046103 gene encoding pentatricopeptide repeat-containing protein At5g55740, chloroplastic — translation MASLPIKPTLNPHSLTLKPKSLVKFPENHFITNQGDGRKEKLVINKSYYFKVLGSLCKEGKLQEALDFLKEMEYQNLYVGPEFYGELLQGCVYERDLQLGKQIHAKITKCGDFFAKNEYIETKLVIFYAKCDVLCVSNHLFCRLRKQNVFSWAAIIGLHCRMNMSKQALWKFIEMLENGILGDNFVLPNVLKACGALNFVELGKCVHGHVLKLGFEGCVFVASSLIDMYGKCGVLDDARKVFDCMVERNVVAWNSIIVSYMQNGFNEEAIGVFYNMRTEAIEPTRVTLSSFLSASANLCALQEGKQGHAIFILSGLDLDNILGSSLINFYAKVGLVSDAEVIFDRLIEKDVVTWNLLMSCYVQSGQIDKALNLSRLMRSKGFRFDSVTLSSILSASADLRDLKLGREAHCFCIRNNFENDIVVASGIINMYAKCERIPDAKRVFDYTMEKDLVLWNTLLAAYAEVGLSGESLRLFYQMQLFGLPQNTRSWNSVILGFLRNGQVNEAIDIFTQMKTVGLDPNTVTYTTLISGLSQNGYSSEALTYFKQLLQAGYGPNSASIVAALSASTNIASLHDGRAIHGYILRQKIPLSLPVATSLVDMYAKCGSLNCAKCIFDLIPEKELALYNAMISGYALHGCVVEALALFQRLREGGVEPDSITFTNVLSSCCHAGLVKEGLDVLYDMLSVYHVKPSVEHYGCMITLLSRCGDLDETMQLIQSMPFEPDANVLESLLVACKELRETELEEHIANCLIKMEPDNPGHYVSLSNAYATTGRWNEVSKLRDLMKKKGLRKRPGCSWIQVGTEFHMFVSGDRWHPRTKEISTILALLDGEMQLY, via the coding sequence ATGGCTTCATTGCCCATTAAACCCACCTTAAACCCTCACAGCCTTACACTAAAACCCAAATCATTAGTGAAATTCCCAGAGAATCATTTCATAACAAACCAAGGAGATGGCAGAAAGGAAAAACTTGTCATCAATAAATCTTACTACTTCAAAGTTCTTGGGTCTTTATGTAAAGAAGGTAAACTTCAAGAAGCTTTGGACTTTCTCAAGGAAATGGAGTACCAAAATCTGTATGTTGGACCTGAGTTCTATGGTGAACTCCTCCAAGGCTGTGTCTATGAGAGAGACCTTCAATTGGGAAAGCAAATTCATGCAAAGATTACAAAATGTGGTGATTTCTTTGCCAAGAATGAGTACATTGAGACAAAGCTTGTGATTTTTTATGCAAAATGTGATGTTTTATGTGTTTCcaaccatttgttttgcagaCTGAGAAAACAGAATGTTTTTTCTTGGGCTGCTATTATTGGACTACATTGCAGGATGAATATGTCTAAACAAGCTTTGTGGAAATTCATTGAAATGCTAGAAAATGGGATATTAGGCGACAATTTTGTTCTCCCAAATGTATTGAAAGCTTGTGGTGCTCTAAATTTTGTTGAACTTGGGAAATGTGTTCATGGGCATGTCTTGAAATTAGGTTTTGAAGGTTGTGTATTTGTGGCTAGTAGTCTTATTGATATGTATGGAAAATGTGGGGTTTTGGATGATGCTAGAAAGGTTTTTGACTGTATGGTTGAAAGAAATGTAGTCGCGTGGAACTCAATAATTGTGAGTTATATGCAAAATGGATTCAATGAGGAAGCTATTGGAGTCTTCTATAATATGAGGACTGAAGCAATTGAACCAACTCGTGTAACTCTGTCGAGTTTTCTCTCAGCTTCAGCCAATTTATGTGCTCTACAAGAAGGTAAGCAAGGTCATGCTATATTTATTTTGAGTGGATTAGATTTGGATAACATCTTAGGGAGCTCACTTATAAACTTTTATGCTAAAGTTGGTTTGGTTAGTGATGCTGAGGTAATATTTGATCGGCTGATTGAGAAAGATGTGGTAACATGGAACTTGTTAATGTCTTGTTATGTACAATCTGGTCAGATTGACAAGGCTCTCAACTTGTCTCGTTTGATGAGATCAAAAGGTTTTAGGTTTGACTCCGTGACACTATCATCAATATTATCTGCTTCAGCAGATTTAAGGGATTTGAAACTTGGCAGAGAAGCGCATTGTTTTTGTATCAGAAACAATTTTGAGAATGACATAGTTGTAGCAAGTGGTATTATAAATATGTATGCCAAATGTGAGAGAATCCCAGATGCAAAACGGGTTTTTGACTACACAATGGAGAAAGATCTGGTCTTGTGGAATACATTATTGGCTGCTTATGCAGAAGTGGGTTTGAGCGGTGAGTCATTAAGATTATTTTACCAGATGCAGCTGTTTGGTTTACCACAAAATACGAGATCTTGGAATTCTGTAATTCTTGGATTCTTAAGAAATGGACAGGTAAATGAGGCCATAGATATTTTTACGCAAATGAAAACTGTTGGTTTGGACCCTAACACGGTAACTTATACTACTCTTATCAGTGGTCTATCTCAAAATGGTTACAGCAGTGAGGCACTTACATATTTTAAACAACTGCTTCAAGCAGGGTATGGACCAAATAGTGCAAGTATTGTTGCTGCCCTCTCAGCGTCTACAAATATAGCATCACTGCACGATGGAAGAGCCATTCATGGATACATTTTAAGGCAAAAGATTCCATTATCTCTTCCTGTGGCAACTTCATTAGTTGATATGTATGCTAAATGTGGAAGTCTAAATTGTGCAAAATGCATTTTTGATTTGATTCCGGAAAAGGAGTTGGCCTTGTATAATGCTATGATATCTGGTTATGCTTTACATGGCTGTGTTGTAGAAGCACTTGCATTGTTCCAACGTCTGCGCGAGGGAGGCGTGGAACCAGACAGCATTACCTTCACCAATGTGCTGTCCTCTTGTTGTCATGCTGGACTGGTAAAAGAAGGCTTAGATGTTCTTTATGACATGCTCTCTGTGTATCATGTGAAGCCAAGTGTGGAACATTATGGTTGTATGATCACTCTTCTCTCTAGGTGCGGTGATCTTGATGAAACTATGCAGCTCATTCAGAGTATGCCTTTCGAACCTGATGCAAATGTTTTGGAATCACTGCTTGTGGCTTGTAAAGAACTCAGAGAGACAGAACTCGAGGAACATATAGCTAATTGCTTAAT